A genomic region of Haliotis asinina isolate JCU_RB_2024 chromosome 1, JCU_Hal_asi_v2, whole genome shotgun sequence contains the following coding sequences:
- the LOC137287905 gene encoding fibrinogen-like protein A: MVFRLCLCVVLLAACGYANISVDYCQVLDNYDTFKTSMDSFLASRDETCGNKDMRSDCRSILDEFPEAEDGVYRIKPTDGKGSFLAYCDMTQHGGGWLVFQRRLDGSEDFDRTWFEYMDGFGNLTREFWLGNEKIHRLTKQNAYVLRIDLVNKSGSHFYAEYNSFHLGSMSEFYTLFIGNYSGTAGDKMLYSNNNRFSAKNLDLDSFSGNCAVENRGAWWYKSCKQAELNRLYSKAIYWQGISGVKTASMKVRPLA, translated from the exons ATGGTGTTCcgtctctgtctgtgtgtggtgCTGCTCGCTGCTTGTGGATATGCTAACATATCCGTTGATTACTGTCAAGTTCTGGACAACTACGACACTTTCAAGACATCCATGGATAGCTTCCTGGCTTCCAGGGATGAAACCTGTGGGAACAAGGACATGCGCAGTG ATTGTAGGAGCATCCTGGACGAGTTTCCCGAAGCTGAGGACGGAGTTTACCGAATCAAGCCGACAGATGGGAAGGGCTCATTTCTGGCCTACTGTGACATGACTCAACATGGCGGAGGATGGCTG GTGTTTCAAAGGCGACTGGACGGGTCAGAAGATTTTGATCGAACCTGGTTTGAATACATGGACGGATTTGGAAACCTCACCCGAGAGTTCTGGCTTG GAAATGAGAAGATACACAGACTGACAAAGCAGAACGCCTATGTACTGAGGATCGACCTGGTGAACAAATCAGGAAGTCATTTCTATGCCGAATACAACAGCTTCCATCTGGGCAGTATGTCGGAGTTCTACACTCTGTTCATAGGGAACTACTCGGGGACTGCTg GAGACAAAATGTTGTACAGCAACAACAACCGATTCTCTGCAAAGAATCTGGATCTGGACTCTTTTAGTGGTAACTGTGCTGTTGAAAACAGAGGGGCTTGGTGGTACAAGTCATGCAAACAGGCAGAACTCAATCGTTTGTACAGTAAAGCAATTTACTGGCAAGGAATCTCAGGTGTTAAAACTGCATCCATGAAAGTCCGACCTCTTGCCTGA